A DNA window from Branchiostoma lanceolatum isolate klBraLanc5 chromosome 17, klBraLanc5.hap2, whole genome shotgun sequence contains the following coding sequences:
- the LOC136422972 gene encoding protein Wnt-11b-like, whose amino-acid sequence MDFTPVLWGILLLVFIDGRSSAIKWLSIADVGKNLSWNKTSSCRKVSGFVPGQTQLCRRTLEVMPAVEYAAEAARKTCQEQFGNRRWNCSSIKKAPHFMNDLEKGTKEAAYVHALSSAALVHTVARACAAGYLKACSCARKPGEKPDGNYTWGGCGDNVKFGLEFGTGFADAPMMKRKRSHTQTLMNLHNSGAGRMAVQNTMTTKCKCHGVSGSCNVKTCWKSLADLTEISHELAEKYSYAIKMVKRKIGTRQQLVPEDRRSRRHSSGDLIFVDKSPDYCIVNNRKGSYGTTGRLCNKTSVGPDSCQTMCCGRGHNDFTTTVTERCNCKYHWCCYVTCDECTRTEVKSMCK is encoded by the exons ATGGATTTTACGCCGGTTCTGTGGGGGATTTTACTGCTGGTCTTCATCGATGGACGGAGTAGTGCTATCAAATGGCT ATCTATTGCGGACGTGGGGAAGAACTTGTCGTGGAACAAGACAAGCTCGTGCCGTAAGGTGAGCGGGTTCGTGCCGGGGCAGACGCAGTTGTGCCGCCGGACGTTGGAGGTCATGCCGGCGGTGGAGTACGCCGCCGAGGCCGCCCGGAAAACCTGCCAGGAACAGTTCGGGAACAGACGGTGGAACTGTTCTTCTATCAAGAAGGCACCACACTTCATGAACGATCTTGAAAAAG GCACGAAAGAGGCGGCGTACGTCCACGCACTGTCGTCAGCGGCCCTGGTACACACCGTCGCACGCGCATGCGCAGCAGGCTACCTGAAGGCCTGCTCATGCGCGAGGAAACCCGGCGAGAAGCCTGACGGGAATTACACGTGGGGCGGCTGTGGGGACAACGTCAAGTTTGGGTTGGAGTTCGGCACCGGGTTCGCCGACGCGCCCATGATGAAGAGGAAGCGGTCTCACACACAGACGCTCATGAACCTACATAACAGCGGAGCGGGAAGAATG GCCGTGCAAAACACGATGACGACGAAGTGCAAGTGTCATGGCGTCTCGGGGTCATGTAACGTCAAGACCTGCTGGAAGTCGTTAGCCGACCTGACGGAGATCTCTCACGAACTCGCCGAGAAATATTCATACGCCATCAAG ATGGTGAAGAGGAAGATCGGAACACGACAACAGCTAGTCCCAGAGGACAGACGGTCCCGCCGACACAGCAGCGGGGATCTGATCTTCGTGGACAAGTCTCCAGACTACTGTATAGTCAACAACAGGAAGGGGTCGTACGGAACTACGGGAAG GTTGTGCAACAAGACGTCGGTTGGTCCAgacagctgtcaaacaatgtGTTGTGGGCGTGGCCACAACGACTTCACCACGACAGTCACCGAGCGGTGCAACTGCAAATACCACTGGTGCTGTTACGTCACCTGCGATGAGTGCACCAGAACGGAAGTGAAGTCCATGTGCAAATAG